Within the Flavobacteriales bacterium genome, the region CCTACACCTAGACCAGCGGACAAACCACAGCGACCATCGATCAGATCCCGGCCGGAACCTACAGCCTTATCGTGTCGGATGCGGCCGGACAAGAAAATGTGGAGTCGGTGACCGTATCGGAGCCACCGCTGCTTAACGTACCCGACACCTGTTTTCCCATTACGCTCGGATATGCCGCGGCTCAGCCCGTAAGTGGAACACCACCGTATAGTTATCTTTGGAACACCGATCCGGTTCAGGTTACCGACACCGCTTTCGGTCTCGCCGCGGGCACGTACTCCTGCGCCATCACCGATGCCCGGGGTTGTACTACAGTTGGGTCGTACGAGGTCGATGCGGTCGGATGCGGACTTTCGCTCGACGAGCTATGCCACCAAATACAACTCTATCCCAACCCGGGCACTGAGGCCTTTACCCTATCATCGGACCACCTGATGGAGCATTGTATCGTGCAAGACTTGCAAGGGCGCGCGTTGTTCGAGTCCTGCGAATCTACTCAGTTGCTGCGCATCGACACGCGCCATTGGCCTTCGGGAACATACCTCGTGCGCGTGAGCACCGCAAAGGGCTCGCAAGCATATCGCCGGGTTAAGAATGAATGATCACGGCAATCCGCCCGCTGCCTTCCGCCATATATTTCTTAAATTCCTGACCTTCTTACACATCCGACGTGAAAAACGCTCTACTCACCCTGTTTATATTTTTACTGCCTGCGGCAGGATTCGCACAATCGCTCCCCGGAACCGACCATGAACGCCTGCGGTTCCTCGCCGATTCCTTCGCTCAAGTAAGCGCTACTCAAAAAGCCGAAGCCATAGCCTGGGCGCTGGTCAACAATCGGCCCATTAGAACCGTGGGCCCCGACGGCACGGAAATCGAGATCATGCGCATCGAAAACGGATATCCCGTTTACTACACCACCGATAACGACAACGCGGCATTATCCACAAATACCAACGACCTCTGGAACGGCAGTTCGCTCGGACTCAATCTCGAAGGGCAAAGTATGTTCATTGGCGAATGGGACGGCGGAGCAGTGCGTGCTACACATCAAGAATTCAACGCGGGTGCCGGAAGTCGCGTAACTCAAGGAGATAGCCCATCGAGCACTTCCTGGCACGCCACGCACGTGGCCGGTACCCTCATGGCCGAAGGAGATGTCGCCAACGCACAGGGAATGGCGCCTCAGGCCGATCTGCACGCCTACGACTGGAACAGTGACAATTCAGAAATGAGTACGGAGGCCTCAGGCGGACTCCTCATCAGCAACCACAGCTACGGTACCATATGCGGTTGGTATTTCGACAGCCCCGATTGGTATTGGTACGGCGACCCCTCCGTTTCGAGTACCGAAGACTATAATTTTGGTAGCTACAACTCAGATGCACGTGCCTGGGACTTGATCGCAGAAGCGGCTCCCTACTACCTCATTTGTAAATCGGCCGGAAACGATCGGAACGATGATCATAACGGCACACACCAAGTCTGGTCGGGCGGTTCGTGGACCTCATCATCAGCGAGCCGTGATCCCGATGGTGGATCCGACGGGTACGATTGTATTGGGCCTGCCGGAACTGCCAAAAATATATTAACCGTTGCAGCCGTCAATGACGTCACACCAGGCTATACGCAACCTTCTGATGTCGGTATGTCGAGCTTCAGTGGTTGGGGCCCGACCGACGATGGACGAATAAAACCCGATATCTCCGGGAATGGAGTGGAGCTTTATTCCTGCGATAGCGATAACGATAGCGACTACATAAACAGTAGCGGCACCTCCATGTCATCACCCAATGTCGCCGGCTCACTGATCTTGCTCCAACAGTACTACAATAACCTCAATGGAAGCTACATGCGGTCGTCAACCCTGAAAGCACTGGTCATCC harbors:
- a CDS encoding T9SS type A sorting domain-containing protein — translated: MSDAAGQENVESVTVSEPPLLNVPDTCFPITLGYAAAQPVSGTPPYSYLWNTDPVQVTDTAFGLAAGTYSCAITDARGCTTVGSYEVDAVGCGLSLDELCHQIQLYPNPGTEAFTLSSDHLMEHCIVQDLQGRALFESCESTQLLRIDTRHWPSGTYLVRVSTAKGSQAYRRVKNE